In a single window of the Pseudomonadota bacterium genome:
- a CDS encoding PD-(D/E)XK motif protein, whose product MNRLILLLNEQRNWELLLSLCSDLVQATRQSKTSASAVQTILRRLTRWHEFLRKNRSELLTEEKIKGLIGELLFIRNYLIPAFGAGHAIQFWQGPEGLPQDFNVNNSAIEVKCQSGATSPYVRISSAEQLCPQLPEMYLFVITLGKSTPETEEAINLPGLISHIRDILQSDASSHIERFNDLLHMIGYIDSDSYLDFSFILAGEKMFQVTEGFPRICNHDIHHGIVKLSYDISLSECEPFKNRPDWMVKIS is encoded by the coding sequence ATGAATCGCTTGATATTACTACTGAATGAGCAAAGGAATTGGGAATTACTTTTATCTTTATGTAGCGATTTGGTACAGGCAACGCGGCAGTCAAAAACTTCAGCTTCTGCAGTTCAGACGATACTCAGGCGTCTGACCCGTTGGCATGAATTCCTTAGAAAGAATCGAAGTGAACTGCTGACTGAAGAAAAAATAAAAGGTCTGATTGGCGAACTCTTATTCATCAGAAATTATCTCATTCCCGCATTTGGCGCTGGGCATGCAATTCAATTCTGGCAAGGACCGGAAGGATTACCCCAGGATTTTAATGTAAATAACAGTGCAATCGAAGTTAAATGTCAATCCGGGGCTACATCCCCATATGTAAGAATCTCATCGGCAGAACAGTTATGCCCTCAACTGCCTGAAATGTATCTCTTCGTAATAACTTTAGGGAAATCCACACCTGAAACTGAGGAGGCTATTAATCTGCCCGGTTTGATTTCTCACATCAGAGATATTCTGCAATCAGATGCTTCAAGCCATATTGAGCGCTTTAATGACCTTCTGCATATGATTGGATATATAGACTCAGATAGCTATCTGGATTTCAGTTTTATTCTGGCTGGTGAAAAAATGTTTCAGGTAACAGAGGGCTTCCCCAGAATTTGCAACCACGACATCCATCATGGTATTGTAAAACTTTCTTACGATATCAGTCTTTCAGAATGCGAGCCTTTTAAAAATCGACCAGATTGGATGGTAAAAATTTCATGA
- a CDS encoding AIPR family protein: MSIDDFYTEFMQDIYARSGAEQNFTEAVFTERICDFLVDQATIENYVYSGYKNSPRGIRVDAWGYNDDSEVLSLFVTDFRFSSELETLQNAEVIRNFRRLEKFFSESLNIKFLIALEESAPGYELAREIYDKNKSNSISRVQFFLLTNIQLSNRVSAINKNDIEGYSCNYDIWDISRLFRIESSGRAREDVIIDFQKILPEGIPCLPAFTGSDNFASYLLVMPGEIIADLYDKYGERLLEQNVRTFLQFRGKVNKGIRNTIKNEPEMFFAYNNGLTATAENVQTDILHGRIQSVTNFQIVNGGQTTASIFTATKKNKAELSKVYIQVKLTVISPEQAETVVPRISEYANTQNKVSAADFFSNHPFHLRMEEISRRLWAPSPQGGLRETHWFYERARGQYANAQANLTQAQTKEFLSKNPRSQMFTKTDLAKFEYSLNMQPHIVSLGAQKNFAKFANEIGQHWEKNENQFNELYFQNIIAKAILFHFLDKSIMKQSWYGGYKANIVTYSLAKLARMVSETGKNLDLAQIWKSQKLSSALEIQLMAIAELVNEHIQNTPEGITNVTEWCKKELCWKKLQELPIPLNQDLMLDLVDSDEVNSRKKSAEKIQKIDGAIFAQKYVIEKGAEYWKQVARYGIEGAFLSPKEMSIIGIACEIPNKIPSDKQSEIVVKIEEKLKNEGFFV, translated from the coding sequence ATGAGTATCGACGATTTCTATACAGAATTTATGCAGGACATTTATGCACGTTCGGGGGCAGAACAAAATTTCACTGAGGCTGTATTTACCGAGCGCATATGTGACTTTCTCGTTGATCAGGCAACAATCGAAAATTACGTCTATTCCGGTTATAAAAACAGCCCCAGAGGCATTCGCGTAGATGCATGGGGCTATAATGATGACTCTGAGGTTTTGAGCCTGTTTGTCACCGATTTCAGATTCAGCAGTGAACTTGAAACATTACAGAACGCAGAAGTAATACGCAATTTCAGAAGACTGGAAAAATTTTTTAGTGAAAGCCTAAATATTAAATTCCTGATTGCTTTGGAAGAAAGTGCACCGGGATATGAATTAGCCCGGGAAATTTATGACAAGAATAAATCAAATAGTATCTCCAGAGTTCAGTTTTTTCTTTTGACCAATATTCAGCTAAGCAACCGGGTTAGTGCTATAAACAAAAACGATATTGAAGGATATAGCTGTAATTATGATATTTGGGATATCAGCCGTCTGTTCCGCATAGAATCATCCGGTAGGGCCCGTGAAGATGTGATTATTGACTTTCAGAAAATTCTGCCGGAAGGAATACCCTGCTTACCAGCGTTTACCGGCTCTGATAATTTCGCCTCTTATCTTCTGGTAATGCCAGGAGAAATAATTGCTGATCTTTATGATAAATACGGAGAGCGACTTCTGGAACAGAATGTAAGAACCTTTCTTCAATTTCGGGGAAAAGTCAATAAAGGAATCAGAAATACTATTAAGAATGAACCGGAAATGTTTTTTGCTTATAATAATGGATTGACTGCTACAGCAGAGAATGTTCAAACTGATATTTTGCACGGCAGAATACAATCTGTAACCAATTTTCAGATTGTAAATGGTGGACAAACAACCGCCTCAATTTTTACTGCTACTAAAAAGAACAAAGCAGAATTATCAAAAGTCTACATTCAGGTAAAGCTGACAGTCATTTCGCCGGAACAGGCTGAAACAGTTGTCCCCAGAATTTCAGAATATGCTAATACGCAAAATAAAGTGAGCGCAGCGGATTTCTTTTCCAACCATCCATTTCATTTACGTATGGAAGAAATATCGCGTCGCTTATGGGCTCCTTCTCCGCAAGGTGGATTGAGAGAGACCCATTGGTTTTACGAACGCGCCCGAGGGCAATATGCCAATGCTCAGGCCAACTTAACACAGGCACAAACGAAGGAATTTCTCTCTAAAAACCCCAGGTCGCAAATGTTTACAAAGACTGATCTGGCAAAATTTGAATATTCACTGAATATGCAACCACACATCGTAAGCTTAGGTGCTCAAAAAAACTTTGCCAAGTTCGCTAATGAAATCGGGCAGCACTGGGAAAAAAATGAAAATCAGTTCAATGAGCTATACTTTCAAAACATTATAGCAAAGGCCATTTTATTTCACTTTCTTGACAAGAGCATTATGAAACAAAGCTGGTATGGCGGATATAAAGCCAATATCGTTACCTATTCTTTAGCAAAATTGGCCCGTATGGTTTCAGAAACAGGAAAAAATCTGGATTTAGCTCAGATATGGAAATCTCAAAAACTATCCTCAGCGCTTGAAATACAACTTATGGCTATTGCCGAATTGGTTAATGAGCACATACAAAATACCCCGGAGGGTATAACCAACGTAACTGAATGGTGTAAAAAAGAATTATGCTGGAAGAAACTTCAGGAATTACCAATACCGCTAAATCAGGATCTTATGCTTGATTTAGTGGATAGTGATGAAGTTAATTCTCGGAAAAAGAGCGCTGAAAAGATCCAAAAGATTGATGGTGCAATTTTTGCTCAAAAATATGTTATTGAAAAAGGTGCTGAATATTGGAAGCAGGTTGCCCGATATGGTATAGAAGGAGCCTTTCTTAGCCCTAAAGAGATGAGCATTATTGGAATTGCCTGTGAAATCCCCAATAAAATCCCATCTGACAAACAATCGGAAATTGTAGTGAAAATTGAAGAAAAGTTGAAAAATGAGGGGTTTTTTGTCTAA